The genome window CTTTTTTATTCTTTTTATTTACTTGTTTTAAAAAGTTCTTTTGGATGATATAAATGTGTTCTCTTAGTTTTTAAAATAGGAACAGTAAAGGGAGGAAGTAGAAAATGTTTTTTGATTGCGATTGAATCGGATTAATAAAATTTACGCAATAAAAAAACCTCTCCATTGGAGAGGTTTAATATCGCTAAATAATTTTTTATTAAGCTTCGAAAGGAATTACAGATACAAATGATTTGTTTTCTCCTTTTTTCTGGAATTTTACAACTCCATCAACTTTAGCATGTAAAGTATGATCTTTGCCCATGTAAACGTTTTCACCTGGGTTGTGCTTCGAACCTCTTTGTCTAACAATGATGTTTCCAGCAATAGCAGCTTGACCACCATAAATCTTAACGCCTAAACGTTTCGATTCTGATTCTCTACCATTCTTCGAACTACCGACACCTTTCTTGTGAGCCATGACGTAATATTTTAAATGTTATTCTTCAGTTTTTGGTTTTTTTGTTGCTTTAGCTTTTGGTTTTACTTCTTCAGTAACCTCTGCTACTTCAACGTCAGCTTTTTTAGTTGCTTTTTTCTTAGCTCCTGTAGCTGAAATTCCCTCAATTAAAATTTGAGTAAATGATTGTCTGTGACCGTTTTTCTTTTTGTAACCTTTTCTTCTTTTCTTTTTGAAAACAATTACTTTGTCACCTTTTAAGTGTTGTAACACTTTAGCTTCTACTGAAGCACCTTCTACAGCTGGGGCGCCTAAAGTTACGTTTCCGTTATCATCTAATAAAAGAACTTTGTCAAAAGAAACTTTTGTTCCTTCTTCAGAAGCTAAACGGTGAACATAAACCTTTTGGTCTTTGCTTACTTTGAATTGTTGCCCTGCTATCTCTACGATTGCGTACATAACAATGATTTTAGTTAAAAATTTTAAGGTTGCAAATATACAATAAATTCTAAACCAAACAACTATTGTTTTAAATAAAAGATTGAAAATTACGATTTCACCATTTTTTTTTAATATAAATTTCGATTTATTGTAACAATATACCGAAATTGCGTCTTATTACATTATATCAAACAAATTAATAACGTATGAAAAAATCTTTAATGGCTTTGGGTACTGCACTTATGCTTGGTGGAACTGCCACTGCTCAAAAAGTAACATTTGAGGAATTTGATTTAGACAATGGACTACATGTTGTTCTTCATCAAGATAATTCTGCACCAGTGGTAATTACTTCAGTAATGTATCATGTTGGAGCAAAAGACGAACAACCAAACCGTACTGGTTTTGCTCACTTTTTTGAACACCTTTTATTTGAAGGCACAAAAAACATTGGTAAAGGTGATTGGTTTAAATTAGTAACTGCAAATGGCGGAAACAATAATGCGAATACTACTGATGATAGAACGTATTACTATGAAGTTTTCCCTTCAAACAATTTAGAATTAGCTATTTGGATGGAATCTGAACGATTAATGCATCCAGTTATTGACCAAAAAGGGGTTGATACACAAAATGAAGTAGTTAAAGAAGAAAAAAGATTACGTGTTGACAATCAGCCTTATGGTAATTTAATTAAAGCTGTAAAAGAAAACAT of Flavobacterium channae contains these proteins:
- the rpmA gene encoding 50S ribosomal protein L27 is translated as MAHKKGVGSSKNGRESESKRLGVKIYGGQAAIAGNIIVRQRGSKHNPGENVYMGKDHTLHAKVDGVVKFQKKGENKSFVSVIPFEA
- the rplU gene encoding 50S ribosomal protein L21, which gives rise to MYAIVEIAGQQFKVSKDQKVYVHRLASEEGTKVSFDKVLLLDDNGNVTLGAPAVEGASVEAKVLQHLKGDKVIVFKKKRRKGYKKKNGHRQSFTQILIEGISATGAKKKATKKADVEVAEVTEEVKPKAKATKKPKTEE